In a single window of the Micromonospora inositola genome:
- the dgoD gene encoding galactonate dehydratase — protein MAERHLVKIDRIETFLIPPRWLFCRVETDEGLIGWGEPVVEGRAEVVRSAVDVLAEYLIGEDPLRIEQHWQVLTKGGFYRGGPVLSSAVAGLDQALWDIAGQAYGAPVHALLGGPVRDRVRIYSWIGGDEPGEVADAAAAQVAAGMTAIKMNASGRLTAIPTSAEVADVVRRVATAREVLGEDRDIAVDFHGRASAAAARRILPELAPLRPLFVEEPVVPEQSHRLPDIVTASPVPIATGERLFGRHEFLAPLQAGVAVVQPDLSHAGGISEVRRIATMAETFGAVLAPHCPLGPISLAASLQVAFATPNFLIQEQSIGIHYHEGSDLLDYLVDPEPFRFVDGHLRRPEAPGLGISIDEAAVRAAARAGHTWRNPVWRHDDGSFAEW, from the coding sequence ATGGCAGAGAGGCACCTGGTGAAGATCGACCGAATTGAGACCTTCCTCATCCCGCCCCGGTGGCTGTTCTGCCGGGTGGAGACCGACGAAGGGCTGATCGGATGGGGCGAGCCCGTGGTGGAGGGCCGGGCCGAGGTGGTCCGCAGCGCCGTCGACGTGCTCGCCGAGTACCTGATCGGCGAGGACCCGCTCCGGATCGAGCAGCATTGGCAGGTGCTCACCAAGGGCGGCTTCTATCGGGGCGGGCCGGTGCTCTCCAGCGCCGTGGCCGGCCTCGACCAGGCGCTGTGGGACATCGCCGGGCAGGCGTACGGTGCGCCGGTGCACGCGCTGCTCGGCGGACCGGTCCGCGACCGGGTCCGCATCTACTCGTGGATCGGCGGCGACGAGCCGGGCGAGGTGGCCGACGCGGCCGCCGCACAGGTCGCTGCCGGAATGACCGCGATCAAGATGAACGCCTCCGGCCGCCTCACCGCCATCCCCACGTCCGCCGAGGTCGCAGACGTGGTACGCCGGGTCGCCACCGCCCGTGAGGTGCTTGGCGAGGACCGGGACATCGCCGTCGACTTCCACGGCCGGGCCAGCGCGGCGGCGGCCCGCCGCATCCTGCCGGAACTCGCCCCGCTGCGGCCGCTCTTCGTCGAGGAGCCGGTCGTGCCGGAGCAGAGCCACCGGCTGCCCGACATCGTCACCGCCTCGCCAGTACCGATCGCCACCGGCGAGCGCCTTTTCGGTCGGCACGAGTTCCTTGCTCCACTGCAGGCCGGCGTGGCGGTAGTCCAGCCCGACCTGTCCCACGCGGGGGGCATCTCCGAGGTCCGCCGGATCGCGACGATGGCGGAAACCTTCGGTGCCGTGCTGGCGCCGCACTGCCCGCTCGGGCCCATTTCGCTCGCCGCCAGCCTGCAGGTCGCGTTCGCCACGCCCAACTTCCTGATCCAGGAGCAGAGCATCGGCATCCACTACCACGAGGGTTCGGACCTGCTCGACTACCTGGTGGACCCGGAGCCGTTCCGGTTTGTCGACGGGCACCTGCGCCGACCGGAGGCGCCTGGTCTCGGCATCAGCATCGACGAGGCGGCGGTGCGTGCCGCCGCCCGCGCGGGTCATACCTGGCGCAATCCGGTCTGGCGGCACGACGACGGCTCGTTCGCCGAATGGTGA
- a CDS encoding FadR/GntR family transcriptional regulator: MAHYARRGVHGQTVEVIARRILAGEIAEGATLNLAALQEELDVSLTALREALKVLTAKGIVDARQKRGTFVRPRTDWNLLDGDVIRWQFAEGAGQHLLDQLHEVRSIVEPAAARLAALRATEADLAVLDTALDEMSAAADPTAKVHADLSFHRALLAATHNELLERMEVVIETGLAERDRLVHGVAQHDDPVPSHRAVVEAIRANDADGAEQAMRGLLDKAVRDVQKVRERKRGDSE, translated from the coding sequence TTGGCACATTACGCACGCCGCGGTGTCCACGGTCAGACCGTCGAGGTCATCGCCCGGCGCATCCTCGCCGGCGAGATCGCCGAGGGCGCCACCCTGAACCTCGCCGCCCTGCAGGAGGAGCTCGACGTCAGCCTCACCGCGTTGCGGGAAGCGCTCAAGGTCCTCACCGCCAAGGGCATCGTCGACGCCCGGCAGAAGCGCGGCACGTTCGTGCGACCCCGGACGGACTGGAACCTGCTCGACGGCGATGTGATCCGGTGGCAGTTCGCCGAGGGGGCCGGTCAGCACTTGCTCGACCAGCTGCACGAAGTACGCAGCATCGTCGAACCGGCGGCGGCGCGGCTCGCCGCGCTGCGGGCCACCGAGGCCGACCTCGCCGTCCTCGACACCGCGCTGGACGAGATGTCGGCCGCGGCCGACCCGACCGCCAAGGTCCACGCCGACCTGAGCTTCCATCGTGCGCTGCTCGCGGCCACCCACAACGAACTGCTGGAACGCATGGAGGTGGTGATCGAGACCGGGCTGGCCGAGCGGGACCGGCTGGTACACGGAGTGGCCCAGCACGACGACCCCGTACCCAGCCACCGGGCGGTGGTGGAGGCGATCCGGGCGAACGATGCCGATGGCGCCGAGCAGGCCATGCGCGGCCTGCTGGACAAGGCGGTCCGGGACGTCCAAAAGGTACGCGAACGCAAACGAGGCGACAGCGAATGA
- a CDS encoding SDR family NAD(P)-dependent oxidoreductase, protein MRRLEGKVALVTGACGGIGAATARRLAAEGAAVGLADIRAPGPVAEEITASGGRAHPVIADVADEAAWSSAVTAFREHLGPVDILVSNAYFSEVAPAHQTSRESWDRQLAVSLTGSFLGVRACLDDLRAGRGAVVLVSSVHALVGLPGHPAYAAAKGGLVALGRQLAVEYGPEVRVNTVLPGPIFTPAWDRVSEADRERSVAQTVAGRFGTPNEVAAAVAFLASPDAAYVTGASLVVDGGWTAVKASA, encoded by the coding sequence GTGCGACGGCTGGAAGGCAAGGTTGCCCTGGTCACAGGCGCTTGTGGGGGTATCGGTGCGGCCACTGCGCGGCGTCTGGCCGCCGAAGGCGCGGCCGTCGGCCTGGCCGACATCCGCGCCCCCGGCCCGGTAGCCGAAGAAATCACCGCCAGCGGTGGACGGGCACACCCGGTCATTGCGGACGTCGCCGACGAGGCCGCCTGGTCCAGCGCCGTGACCGCGTTCCGGGAGCACCTCGGCCCGGTGGACATCCTGGTCAGCAACGCCTACTTCAGCGAGGTGGCGCCCGCTCACCAGACCAGCCGCGAATCGTGGGACCGCCAGCTCGCGGTGAGCCTCACCGGCAGCTTTCTCGGCGTCCGGGCGTGCCTGGACGACCTACGCGCCGGCCGGGGTGCGGTCGTGCTCGTCTCGTCCGTGCACGCGCTGGTCGGACTTCCCGGACACCCGGCGTACGCGGCGGCCAAGGGCGGCCTGGTCGCGCTCGGTCGCCAGCTCGCCGTCGAGTACGGCCCCGAGGTCCGGGTCAACACCGTTCTGCCGGGCCCGATCTTCACCCCAGCGTGGGACCGAGTGTCCGAAGCAGACCGAGAGCGTAGCGTCGCGCAGACCGTGGCCGGCCGGTTTGGCACGCCGAATGAGGTGGCCGCCGCGGTGGCCTTCCTCGCCTCACCGGACGCCGCCTACGTGACCGGCGCCAGCCTGGTGGTGGATGGTGGCTGGACCGCGGTCAAAGCCTCGGCCTGA
- a CDS encoding ABC transporter substrate-binding protein, with protein sequence MSDYDLSRRRFLGHIGLASLGALGATSLVGCASSASTSNGGNGAGAITLQSNLSSPQAKTAMEKVVESFNKLNKGKATLNTIAAETYRTQLPTYLTSANPPDLYTWYAGSVANDYARKGLLLDVSDVWNGLTEYPGSLRSLSTDATGKQVFVPMTNYWWGFFYRKSHFAKWGVQEPKTWAEFLTLCQTLKGKGIPPIGIGLGDTPWVASAWFDYLNIRINGAPFHRELLAGKQRFDDPKVKAVFTRWREVLPYFDPKGKAYPFQEATTALLAGKTGMFLIGTFFADAASTEAIDDIDFFRFPIIDSAVPVAEEAPTDGFFASAKTANPTSVKAFLTYAASVEAQEAYIANSAGIVLPTHPKAKAADRPLVAKGKAMLESAQELTQFFNRDSSDSLQPTADTALTKFIDKPDQIDAILSEWQASAEKVFKG encoded by the coding sequence GTGAGCGACTACGACCTCAGTCGTCGCCGGTTCCTTGGGCACATCGGCCTCGCCAGCCTCGGCGCGCTCGGCGCCACGAGCCTGGTCGGTTGCGCCAGTTCCGCCAGCACCTCCAACGGCGGTAACGGCGCCGGCGCGATCACCCTGCAGTCCAACCTCTCCTCGCCCCAGGCCAAGACGGCGATGGAGAAGGTCGTCGAAAGCTTCAACAAGCTGAACAAGGGCAAGGCGACGCTCAACACCATAGCGGCCGAGACCTACCGCACCCAACTGCCGACCTACCTGACCTCCGCGAATCCGCCGGACCTGTACACCTGGTACGCCGGCTCGGTCGCCAACGACTACGCCCGCAAGGGGCTGCTGCTCGACGTCTCCGACGTCTGGAACGGGCTGACCGAGTATCCCGGGTCACTGCGCTCCCTCTCCACCGACGCCACCGGCAAGCAGGTCTTCGTACCGATGACCAACTACTGGTGGGGCTTCTTCTACCGCAAGTCCCACTTCGCCAAGTGGGGAGTGCAGGAGCCGAAGACCTGGGCCGAGTTCCTCACGCTCTGCCAGACGCTGAAGGGCAAGGGCATCCCCCCGATCGGCATCGGCCTCGGCGACACCCCGTGGGTGGCGTCGGCCTGGTTCGACTACCTCAACATCCGGATCAACGGCGCCCCGTTCCACCGCGAACTGCTCGCCGGTAAGCAGCGCTTCGACGACCCGAAGGTGAAGGCGGTCTTCACCCGCTGGCGCGAGGTGCTGCCGTACTTCGACCCCAAGGGCAAGGCGTACCCGTTCCAGGAGGCGACCACCGCGCTGCTGGCGGGCAAGACGGGCATGTTCCTGATCGGCACGTTCTTCGCCGACGCCGCGTCCACGGAGGCCATCGACGACATCGACTTCTTCCGGTTCCCGATCATCGATTCGGCCGTGCCGGTGGCCGAGGAGGCGCCCACCGACGGCTTCTTCGCCAGCGCCAAGACGGCGAACCCGACCAGCGTCAAGGCCTTCCTGACCTACGCGGCCTCGGTCGAGGCGCAGGAGGCGTACATCGCCAACAGCGCGGGAATCGTGCTCCCGACGCATCCGAAGGCCAAGGCGGCCGACCGGCCGCTGGTCGCCAAGGGCAAGGCGATGCTGGAGAGCGCCCAGGAGCTGACGCAGTTCTTCAACCGCGACTCCAGCGACTCGCTGCAGCCGACCGCGGACACCGCGCTCACCAAGTTCATCGACAAGCCGGACCAGATCGACGCGATCCTGAGCGAGTGGCAGGCCAGCGCCGAGAAGGTCTTCAAAGGCTGA
- a CDS encoding carbohydrate ABC transporter permease, with the protein MTALAPTGAREQRRPADTRPRRRPATRLSPLLVAFVLVPFVVETIWVFWPALQGFYFSVTRWDGMTPPQFIGLANFREMVGDQVFRGALRNTVIWLVLFGGLSVLGGFGMALLLQRERRGIGFYRAALFTPVVFSLVVTALVWRVFYQPDGIADQILRAVGLEQLVRPWLADPQTALYAVILPALWRQIGYIMVLYLAGLKAIDPTLHEAARTDGANNWQRLWYVTVPQLRGVNAVVLSIIVIDSLRSFDIVWALTKGGPYHSSELLSTYMYSTAFQSLRLGYGSAIAVVIFILALAVILGYLVRAFREDNA; encoded by the coding sequence ATGACCGCACTCGCTCCAACCGGTGCCCGCGAACAGCGGCGCCCGGCGGACACCCGCCCGCGGCGGCGGCCGGCCACGCGCCTGTCGCCGCTGCTGGTGGCGTTCGTACTTGTCCCGTTCGTGGTCGAGACCATCTGGGTCTTCTGGCCCGCTCTGCAGGGCTTCTACTTCTCCGTGACCCGGTGGGACGGCATGACGCCGCCGCAGTTCATCGGCCTCGCCAACTTCAGGGAAATGGTCGGCGACCAAGTCTTCCGCGGAGCCCTGCGCAACACCGTCATCTGGCTGGTGCTCTTCGGCGGGCTCTCGGTCCTCGGCGGGTTCGGCATGGCGCTACTGCTGCAGCGGGAGCGCCGGGGGATCGGCTTCTACCGGGCCGCGCTCTTCACGCCGGTGGTCTTCTCGCTGGTGGTCACCGCGCTGGTGTGGCGGGTCTTCTATCAGCCCGACGGCATCGCCGACCAAATCCTGCGCGCGGTCGGCCTGGAACAGCTGGTCCGCCCCTGGCTGGCCGACCCGCAGACCGCGCTCTACGCGGTCATCCTGCCCGCGCTGTGGCGGCAGATCGGGTACATCATGGTGCTCTACCTGGCCGGACTCAAGGCGATCGACCCGACGCTGCACGAGGCCGCCCGGACCGACGGCGCCAACAACTGGCAGCGACTCTGGTACGTCACCGTCCCCCAACTGCGCGGCGTCAACGCGGTCGTGCTCTCGATCATCGTGATCGACTCGTTGCGGTCGTTCGACATCGTCTGGGCGCTGACCAAGGGCGGGCCCTACCACTCGTCCGAGCTGCTCAGCACGTACATGTACTCGACCGCGTTCCAGAGTCTGCGGCTGGGCTACGGCTCCGCCATCGCCGTGGTGATCTTCATCCTGGCGCTCGCCGTCATCCTCGGCTACCTCGTCCGTGCGTTCCGAGAGGACAACGCATGA
- a CDS encoding carbohydrate ABC transporter permease — MNRAFRTGAFHVGMSLVALLWLAPILWVVVMSTRSFDDVAAHGVGSLPHSFTLDTYRQAWTDGGELQALINSMLVTVPSVLLSLALAAVAAFALGRYRIPGWRTILLLMLAGNLLPPQILLIPVSKFTELTGLYDTLWALIGVQVGFGLGFYTFVLHGFMRDLPNEIQEAAVIDGAGPAQIFARVILPLTRPALAALGSLSFTWIFNDLLWAITVLRTDDRMPVTPALLGLQGQFVSSWNVIAAGTVIAAVPTVLVFLRFQRHFVSGLAIGAVK; from the coding sequence ATGAACCGCGCATTCCGGACCGGTGCCTTCCACGTCGGAATGAGCCTGGTGGCGCTGCTCTGGCTGGCCCCGATCCTCTGGGTCGTGGTCATGTCGACGCGTAGCTTCGACGACGTCGCCGCCCACGGCGTCGGCAGCCTGCCGCACTCGTTCACGCTGGACACCTACCGGCAGGCGTGGACCGACGGCGGGGAACTGCAGGCGCTCATCAACAGCATGCTGGTCACCGTACCGTCGGTGCTGCTGAGCCTGGCCCTGGCCGCGGTCGCGGCCTTCGCCCTCGGCCGCTACCGGATTCCCGGTTGGCGCACCATCCTGCTGCTCATGCTCGCCGGCAACCTGCTGCCGCCGCAGATCCTGCTCATCCCGGTGAGCAAGTTCACCGAGCTGACCGGCCTCTACGACACCCTGTGGGCGCTGATCGGCGTACAGGTCGGCTTCGGGCTCGGCTTCTACACGTTCGTGCTGCACGGCTTCATGCGTGACCTGCCGAACGAGATCCAGGAGGCCGCCGTCATCGACGGCGCCGGGCCGGCGCAGATCTTCGCGCGGGTCATCCTACCGCTGACCCGGCCAGCACTCGCCGCCCTCGGCTCGCTCTCCTTCACCTGGATCTTCAACGACCTGCTCTGGGCGATCACGGTGCTGCGCACCGACGACCGGATGCCGGTAACCCCCGCGCTGCTCGGCCTCCAAGGGCAGTTCGTCTCCTCGTGGAACGTCATCGCAGCCGGCACGGTGATCGCGGCGGTGCCGACCGTGCTGGTGTTCCTCCGCTTCCAGCGACACTTCGTGTCCGGCCTCGCGATCGGCGCCGTCAAGTGA
- a CDS encoding alpha-galactosidase, producing MSDAGNGAQWTLRGAHSEYTVAVPEHGRWLELVAWGPQGVSEGPSPVEYRGPVPFLTAGDAAPIEYATDAARPFTGADLVVETAVGDRRVSFSYVDAEGDGGRLAVTFADPVTGLRAVLHYQVPAGTDVVRRWVELTNAGSEPLRLVRAGSAGFCVPTAHGARLSYQWGQWAQEFQLDHVDLEHGGFTVGSAQGVPGHAYVPWLAVRDQAEPAGSTWGVALDWTGSWEITAERDTGGLTRVRAGRRLVDGSLDLPPGGRLTLPAVTGAYSPDGLDGLARVWHRYQRQLAGGRLTPRPVLYNSWEATYFAVDAENQLALARIAAEIGVETFVVDDGWFVGRNDDTGGLGDWTPDPAKFPAGFDTFIKEVRALGLNFGLWVEPECVNPRSKLYAEHPDWVYAIQGRPLTPIRNQYLLDLGRPEVAEFVHSTVDRLLRRHDIGYLKWDFNRPRTEPGRGWAAGTGAGGRVDLDGAHVANLHRIYEQLRRDHPHVLIEACAGGGARTDLAMAARADVFWPSDNTGPLDRLAIQYGFLHANAPHLLSSWVTDSPGLFDPRPRSLAFRFVLAMAGVLGIGADIRHWAPDQRTEAASWIARYKEIRNVITHGTVHLIGDPGHPRCAVQYTSPDADTVVVLAWHTGRLDGTGLLPSRPVRLPLAGIDPAGVYRHGEQRYSGSHLTAVGLPVRWTAEHDAELVVLRRA from the coding sequence GTGAGCGACGCGGGCAACGGTGCGCAGTGGACGCTGCGCGGCGCGCACAGTGAGTACACGGTGGCCGTACCGGAGCACGGACGCTGGCTCGAACTGGTGGCCTGGGGCCCGCAGGGAGTCAGCGAGGGCCCGTCGCCGGTGGAGTACCGCGGACCCGTACCGTTCCTGACGGCCGGGGACGCCGCCCCGATCGAGTACGCCACCGATGCGGCCCGCCCGTTCACCGGCGCCGACCTGGTGGTGGAAACCGCCGTCGGCGACCGCCGGGTCTCCTTCAGCTACGTCGACGCCGAAGGCGACGGCGGGCGGCTGGCCGTGACCTTCGCGGACCCGGTCACCGGCCTGCGTGCGGTCCTGCACTACCAGGTGCCGGCCGGTACCGACGTGGTACGGCGGTGGGTCGAGCTGACCAACGCCGGGTCGGAGCCGCTGCGACTCGTCCGAGCCGGCTCCGCCGGATTCTGCGTACCGACCGCGCATGGCGCCCGGCTCAGCTACCAGTGGGGACAGTGGGCCCAGGAGTTCCAGCTCGACCACGTCGACCTCGAGCACGGCGGGTTCACCGTCGGCAGCGCGCAGGGCGTGCCGGGGCACGCGTACGTCCCCTGGCTCGCGGTCCGGGACCAGGCCGAGCCGGCGGGCTCGACCTGGGGTGTGGCGTTGGACTGGACCGGTTCCTGGGAGATCACCGCGGAGCGGGACACCGGCGGCCTGACCCGGGTGCGGGCCGGCCGGCGCCTTGTCGACGGGTCGCTGGACCTGCCGCCCGGTGGCCGGCTCACGCTGCCGGCGGTCACCGGCGCCTACAGTCCGGACGGGCTGGACGGCCTGGCGCGGGTCTGGCACCGGTACCAGCGCCAGCTCGCCGGCGGCCGACTCACGCCGCGGCCGGTGCTCTACAACTCGTGGGAGGCAACGTACTTCGCGGTCGACGCGGAGAACCAGCTCGCCCTCGCCCGGATCGCCGCGGAGATCGGCGTGGAGACCTTCGTGGTCGACGACGGCTGGTTCGTCGGCCGCAACGATGACACCGGCGGCCTCGGGGACTGGACGCCGGACCCGGCGAAGTTCCCGGCCGGGTTCGACACCTTCATCAAGGAGGTCCGGGCCCTGGGGCTCAACTTCGGGCTCTGGGTCGAGCCCGAGTGCGTCAACCCGCGCTCGAAGCTCTACGCCGAGCACCCGGACTGGGTCTACGCGATCCAGGGACGGCCGCTCACCCCGATCCGCAATCAGTACCTGCTCGACCTGGGCCGGCCCGAGGTGGCCGAGTTTGTGCATTCCACTGTGGACAGGCTGCTGCGCCGGCACGACATCGGCTACCTCAAGTGGGACTTCAACCGGCCGCGTACCGAGCCGGGCCGAGGCTGGGCGGCGGGGACCGGCGCGGGTGGCCGTGTCGACCTCGACGGCGCGCACGTCGCCAACCTGCACCGGATCTACGAGCAACTGCGTCGCGACCACCCGCACGTGCTGATCGAGGCCTGCGCCGGCGGCGGCGCCCGTACCGACCTCGCCATGGCGGCCCGCGCTGACGTCTTCTGGCCGAGCGACAACACCGGCCCGCTGGACCGGCTGGCCATCCAGTACGGCTTCCTGCACGCCAACGCCCCGCACCTGCTCAGCTCGTGGGTCACCGACTCACCTGGACTGTTCGACCCGCGTCCCCGGTCGTTGGCCTTCCGGTTCGTCCTCGCGATGGCCGGGGTGCTCGGCATCGGCGCCGACATCCGGCACTGGGCCCCGGACCAACGCACGGAGGCGGCGAGCTGGATCGCCCGGTACAAGGAGATCCGGAACGTCATCACACACGGCACGGTGCATCTGATCGGAGACCCGGGACACCCCCGTTGCGCTGTGCAATACACCTCCCCCGACGCCGATACCGTGGTGGTCCTCGCCTGGCACACCGGCCGACTCGACGGCACCGGCCTGCTGCCGTCCCGCCCGGTCCGGCTACCACTTGCCGGCATCGACCCGGCCGGCGTCTACCGGCACGGCGAGCAGCGCTACTCCGGCAGCCACCTCACGGCGGTCGGCCTGCCGGTGCGGTGGACCGCCGAGCACGACGCTGAACTCGTCGTGCTCCGGCGGGCCTGA
- a CDS encoding NPCBM/NEW2 domain-containing protein translates to MKRHLTALIALAAGLLVVPATAHAAGTPPAAQQVLSPTPYQGWNTYFGLGGNFSEQSVREVADALVARGLAKAGYDIVWLDGGWQDPEPRTAAGDLQADRSRFPDGLRPLVDFIHSRGLKAGIYTDAGPYLPGKCGLGSYGNYQRDADQIAAWGFDAVKVDFLCGIAANLDPKTVYTEFAQALRNNASGRPIIFNLCNPVTSPDWGNYPAEQQSTYSWSYSPAIAQSWRTYTDVGFVGDIKFKDVLRNYDANARHPEVAGPGHFNDPDYLGPELGMSDEEFRTQMTLWAVAAAPLVIGSDVRKLSQTSVDILTDSDVLAINQDRAGVQAVRVGPAGTTETWVKRLADGSRAVVLLNRGDSPKILTTEASSLGLSGSRFTLKNAWTNEVTESAGTISAAVAAHGAALFRVESNHGLPGVPHVTAGLPQVTQVGGEATPEGTAPVLASGDVARVEVAVRNDGVLPVLAPQVTLAAPAGWSVRSLDRAPVLLAPGKAATFAFAVTVAASAAPGAATLTATTSYDVIGKGRLRQETSTGVVVAPAPPDGDVVLSHHSWISATSGWMSPTVDLSVGGWSPISMLGQVYPTGLGVASPSTVRYYLGGDCSRLTATVGIDDAVRNVGPEGGTSTFQVIGDGRVLFDSGVLTRDDIRQFDVDLTGVRVLDLLVGDAGDGGYNDRANWAGLNATC, encoded by the coding sequence GTGAAACGACATCTCACCGCCCTGATCGCCCTCGCGGCCGGTCTGCTGGTCGTGCCCGCAACCGCCCACGCCGCCGGCACGCCGCCGGCGGCGCAGCAGGTACTCAGTCCCACGCCCTACCAGGGTTGGAACACCTACTTCGGCCTCGGTGGCAACTTCTCGGAACAGTCCGTGCGGGAGGTCGCTGACGCCCTGGTCGCCCGCGGCCTGGCCAAGGCCGGCTACGACATCGTCTGGCTGGACGGCGGCTGGCAGGACCCGGAGCCACGTACGGCCGCCGGCGACCTGCAGGCCGACCGGTCCCGCTTCCCGGACGGGCTGAGGCCGCTGGTCGACTTCATCCACTCCAGGGGGCTGAAGGCCGGCATCTACACCGACGCCGGGCCGTACCTCCCAGGGAAGTGCGGACTCGGCAGCTACGGCAACTACCAGCGCGACGCCGACCAGATCGCCGCCTGGGGGTTCGACGCGGTCAAGGTGGACTTCCTCTGCGGGATCGCCGCGAACCTCGACCCGAAGACCGTCTACACGGAGTTCGCGCAGGCGCTGCGGAACAACGCCAGCGGGCGCCCCATCATCTTCAACCTCTGCAACCCGGTAACCTCCCCGGACTGGGGCAACTACCCGGCCGAGCAGCAGTCGACGTACTCCTGGAGCTACTCGCCGGCGATCGCGCAGTCTTGGCGAACCTACACGGATGTGGGTTTCGTCGGCGATATCAAGTTCAAGGACGTGCTGCGAAACTATGACGCGAACGCGCGGCACCCCGAGGTCGCCGGGCCGGGGCACTTCAACGACCCGGACTACCTCGGCCCCGAGCTGGGGATGAGCGACGAGGAATTCCGTACCCAGATGACGCTCTGGGCGGTGGCCGCCGCGCCGCTGGTGATCGGCAGCGATGTCCGCAAGCTCAGCCAGACCTCAGTGGACATCCTCACCGACTCCGACGTGCTGGCGATCAACCAGGATCGCGCGGGTGTCCAGGCCGTCCGGGTCGGGCCCGCCGGTACGACGGAGACGTGGGTGAAGCGGCTGGCCGACGGCTCGCGGGCAGTGGTGCTGCTCAACCGCGGCGACTCCCCGAAGATCCTGACTACGGAGGCCTCGTCGCTCGGCCTGTCCGGTTCGCGGTTCACCTTGAAGAACGCGTGGACCAACGAGGTCACCGAAAGCGCCGGCACCATCAGCGCCGCGGTCGCGGCACACGGCGCGGCGCTGTTCCGGGTCGAGTCGAACCACGGCCTGCCCGGTGTTCCGCACGTGACCGCCGGCTTGCCGCAGGTGACGCAGGTCGGTGGCGAGGCGACGCCGGAGGGAACCGCGCCGGTGCTCGCCAGTGGCGACGTGGCGCGGGTCGAGGTCGCGGTACGCAACGACGGTGTGCTTCCGGTGCTGGCGCCGCAGGTCACGCTGGCGGCGCCTGCCGGGTGGTCGGTCCGCTCGCTCGACCGGGCGCCGGTCCTGCTGGCCCCGGGCAAGGCCGCCACCTTTGCCTTCGCGGTGACCGTTGCGGCCTCCGCCGCTCCCGGTGCCGCCACGCTGACCGCCACCACGTCGTACGACGTGATCGGGAAGGGACGGCTGCGGCAGGAGACGAGCACGGGCGTGGTTGTCGCGCCCGCGCCACCGGACGGTGATGTCGTCTTGTCGCACCACTCGTGGATCAGTGCCACCAGCGGGTGGATGAGCCCGACGGTCGACCTGAGCGTCGGTGGCTGGTCGCCGATCAGCATGCTCGGCCAGGTCTACCCGACCGGGCTCGGCGTGGCGTCGCCGTCGACGGTCCGCTACTACCTTGGCGGCGACTGCAGCCGGCTGACCGCGACCGTCGGCATCGACGACGCGGTGCGCAACGTCGGACCCGAGGGTGGCACGTCGACCTTCCAGGTGATCGGCGACGGCCGGGTCCTCTTCGACAGCGGCGTGCTGACCCGCGACGACATCCGCCAGTTCGATGTCGACCTGACCGGCGTCCGGGTGCTCGACCTCCTGGTCGGGGACGCCGGCGACGGCGGCTACAACGACCGCGCCAACTGGGCCGGCCTCAACGCCACCTGCTGA